In the genome of Euzebyales bacterium, one region contains:
- a CDS encoding LLM class F420-dependent oxidoreductase, which translates to MTDRVRVAVQVWPQHSTFAEQRATWLRCEELGVDDVFTWDHFFPLSGDPDGPHYEGWTLLAAMAEATGRVRVGTLVSSVGYRNPDLLADMAATVDHISDGRAILGIGAGWNERDYTEYGYGYGDVSTRARWFVEAVPRIVSRLDKLVPPPVSTPLPIMIGGGGERTTLRLTAQYAHIWNSFFDDAAAFTAKNAVLDRWCADVGRDPAEITRSIAMNDASRLDQLDELHAAGLRHFSLGVQPSDFDERAVRHMVQWRDGLEPA; encoded by the coding sequence ATGACGGACCGGGTGCGGGTGGCCGTGCAGGTCTGGCCCCAGCACAGCACGTTCGCCGAGCAACGGGCGACGTGGTTGCGCTGCGAGGAACTGGGCGTCGACGACGTGTTCACGTGGGACCACTTCTTCCCGCTCTCCGGGGACCCCGACGGACCTCACTACGAGGGCTGGACGCTGCTCGCGGCGATGGCCGAGGCCACCGGACGGGTGCGCGTGGGCACGCTGGTGAGCTCCGTGGGCTACCGGAACCCGGATCTGCTGGCGGACATGGCGGCGACCGTCGACCACATCTCCGACGGCCGCGCGATCCTCGGCATCGGCGCTGGCTGGAACGAACGCGACTACACCGAGTACGGCTACGGGTACGGGGACGTGTCGACACGCGCGCGGTGGTTCGTCGAGGCGGTGCCGCGCATCGTCTCCCGGCTGGACAAGTTGGTGCCGCCGCCCGTCTCGACACCGCTGCCGATCATGATCGGGGGTGGCGGGGAGCGGACGACGCTGCGGCTCACGGCTCAGTACGCCCACATCTGGAACTCGTTCTTCGACGACGCGGCGGCCTTCACCGCCAAGAACGCCGTGCTCGACCGCTGGTGCGCCGATGTCGGACGTGATCCGGCCGAGATCACCCGCTCGATCGCGATGAACGACGCCAGCCGGCTCGACCAGCTCGACGAGCTGCACGCCGCGGGGTTGCGCCACTTCAGCCTCGGCGTGCAGCCGAGCGACTTCGACGAGCGGGCCGTGCGCCACATGGTGCAGTGGCGGGACGGCCTGGAGCCTGCCTGA